Proteins from a single region of Chloroherpeton thalassium ATCC 35110:
- the thiD gene encoding bifunctional hydroxymethylpyrimidine kinase/phosphomethylpyrimidine kinase: protein MPKTYTKILTIAGSDSGGGAGVQADIKTFSALGCYAMSVITALTAQNTVRVSGIFPVPAAFVAKQIDAIFEDIGADAVKIGMLNDAAIIRAVAERLKAHHAKNIVLDPVMVAKSGDKLLQSEAINALKSELFPIVKLLTPNLPEAEVLLGGEILTRKDMEDAAKALKMFGARAVLVKGGHSNETTCADCLLSDDQRIHWFENPRIETENTHGTGCTLSSAIAAYMGKGQTIKDAVASAKAYISEAIQAGKDYRLGNGHGPVRHFYKFWE, encoded by the coding sequence ATGCCGAAAACATACACGAAAATTCTAACCATTGCTGGCTCAGATAGCGGCGGCGGCGCTGGCGTTCAAGCCGATATAAAAACTTTTTCAGCTCTGGGCTGCTATGCCATGTCGGTGATCACCGCGCTCACCGCGCAGAACACCGTTCGCGTGTCGGGGATTTTCCCTGTTCCCGCTGCGTTTGTCGCAAAGCAAATTGACGCGATTTTTGAAGACATCGGCGCTGATGCTGTGAAAATTGGAATGTTGAACGATGCGGCCATTATTCGCGCTGTTGCTGAACGGCTGAAAGCACATCATGCCAAAAATATTGTGTTAGACCCTGTGATGGTCGCGAAAAGTGGCGACAAGCTTTTGCAAAGCGAGGCAATAAATGCGCTTAAATCGGAATTATTTCCGATTGTTAAATTACTTACGCCGAACTTGCCAGAAGCAGAAGTATTGCTTGGTGGAGAAATTCTCACAAGAAAAGACATGGAAGACGCTGCAAAAGCGTTGAAAATGTTTGGTGCGAGGGCTGTTCTCGTGAAAGGCGGCCATTCAAATGAGACAACCTGCGCAGATTGCTTGCTCTCTGATGATCAGAGAATTCACTGGTTTGAAAATCCTCGCATCGAAACAGAGAACACGCATGGCACGGGCTGCACACTTTCTTCAGCGATTGCGGCCTACATGGGAAAAGGCCAAACCATTAAAGACGCTGTCGCAAGCGCGAAGGCTTATATTTCGGAAGCCATTCAAGCAGGAAAAGATTATCGCTTAGGAAATGGACATGGGCCTGTTAGGCATTTTTATAAATTTTGGGAATAG
- a CDS encoding acyltransferase family protein, translating into MVLKPLTGLRGLAALVVFLAHYAYNAQVPAFNTFYYIFFWHSEAVDFFFVLSGFVLCYAYSVDSNNINWKKYITARISRVYPLYLFSLLFVSALGFLAALKRGYWASDLLFEDFIRQLFMVNAFPLIGTGRHWNFPAWSISVEFFLYLFVFPIAVYISRVSNSFIMITSIIFFSFLSYGVHNNFFGEMTWLDQVIFRGIFGFLSGSIVYLFYKKKRKITDFFQKKGDLFFLFFLVVVLFSGYGKLSFSLLIFLFPALVLSLTAEESLSAKFFATSGMVFLGDISYSIYLFHIPISKFLLGIYSDFSSDHPMIWVLLTLFLVISSSALLYTKLELPAKRIFAVRIASILDAIPKIYKNA; encoded by the coding sequence ATGGTATTAAAACCTTTAACAGGATTACGCGGTCTGGCTGCTTTAGTGGTTTTTTTAGCTCACTATGCGTATAATGCTCAAGTCCCAGCATTCAATACTTTTTATTACATTTTTTTCTGGCATAGTGAAGCTGTTGATTTCTTTTTTGTTTTAAGTGGGTTTGTATTATGCTATGCGTATAGCGTAGATAGTAATAATATTAATTGGAAAAAATACATAACTGCCCGCATCTCAAGGGTCTATCCACTATATTTATTTTCACTTCTTTTTGTTAGCGCGTTAGGATTTCTTGCTGCTTTGAAACGAGGTTACTGGGCGTCAGATTTATTATTTGAAGATTTTATCAGGCAGCTATTTATGGTAAACGCTTTCCCATTGATAGGGACCGGTAGACATTGGAATTTTCCTGCATGGTCAATTAGTGTAGAGTTCTTTCTCTATTTATTTGTTTTTCCGATCGCTGTTTATATCTCCAGAGTTAGTAATTCATTTATTATGATTACCTCTATTATATTTTTTAGCTTTTTAAGTTATGGTGTTCATAATAATTTTTTTGGAGAGATGACTTGGCTTGATCAAGTGATATTTCGGGGAATATTTGGATTCTTATCAGGATCTATCGTATACTTGTTTTATAAGAAAAAAAGAAAAATAACGGATTTTTTTCAAAAAAAAGGAGATTTGTTTTTTCTGTTTTTTTTAGTAGTTGTATTGTTTTCAGGATATGGAAAGTTAAGTTTTTCTCTTCTAATATTTTTATTTCCAGCTTTAGTTTTAAGTCTTACTGCTGAAGAATCATTGTCAGCAAAGTTTTTCGCTACTTCAGGTATGGTCTTTTTGGGAGATATTTCTTACTCTATATATTTATTTCATATCCCTATTAGTAAATTTTTATTAGGAATATATAGTGACTTTTCAAGTGATCATCCTATGATTTGGGTTCTTCTTACATTATTTCTTGTAATTAGTAGTTCAGCATTGTTATATACAAAGTTAGAATTGCCAGCAAAAAGAATATTTGCAGTAAGAATTGCTTCCATATTAGATGCTATTCCCAAAATTTATAAAAATGCCTAA